A window of the Zeugodacus cucurbitae isolate PBARC_wt_2022May chromosome 4, idZeuCucr1.2, whole genome shotgun sequence genome harbors these coding sequences:
- the LOC105220863 gene encoding sialin produces the protein MEDVVKTEKFNGHKMEIAHHDPTEIVEAEPLSWKFWKKRRYVVVFLAFLGFFNVYSLRVNLSVAIVAMTENRTVIDDAGNVSYEQDFPWDSKQKGLILSSFFYGYITTQFIGGFIGAKIGGNIVFGLGIGTTALLTLLTPLAAKHSLEMFLFVRIIEGVFEGVTFPCIHAVWSRWSPPLERSRMASIAFAGNYAGTVIAMPSSGLLASAYGWESVFYVFGTIGLIWFLVWILVVRSGPDRDRFCSDDEREYIQKKIGYNGNKEIKHPWKAIFTSKPFYAIIASHFSENWGFYTLLTQLPTFLKDTLNFNLDKTGFVSAVPYLAMGILLGVSGYLADWLQIKKILTTTQVRRYFNCAAFLAQTVFMILTAYLLDPIWSVVCITIAVGLGAFAWSGFAVNHLDIAPQHASVLMGIGNTFATIPGIVSPMLTGYLVTNQTAEEWKAVFFISAGVYLIGCLIYWFWASGELQEWAKTPEQKAGEAEQRQRIALANSNGKEGYVNAAAELKEQ, from the exons ATGGAGGACGTtgtaaaaaccgaaaaattcaaTGGACACAAAATGGAGATTGCACACCATGATCC CACCGAAATCGTTGAAGCCGAACCACTCTCTTGGAAATTTTGGAAGAAGCGTCGCTATGTGGTCGTCTTCTTGGCATTCCTTGGATTCTTCAATGTTTACTCGCTGCGCGTTAACCTTAGCGTCGCGATCGTGGCAATGACTGAGAATCGCACAGTAATCGACGACGCTGGCAATGTCTCATATGAACAAGATTTTCCTTGGGATTCAAAGCAGAAAGGTCTGATATTGAGTTCATTCTTCTATGGTTACATAACAACACAGTTCATTGGTGGTTTTATTGGCGCCAAAATTGGTGGCAACATT GTATTTGGCTTGGGTATCGGTACCACCGCTCTGTTGACGCTACTCACACCCTTGGCCGCTAAGCATAGCTTGGAAATGTTCCTTTTTGTGCGCATCATTGAAGGTGTTTTTGAG GGTGTCACCTTCCCCTGCATACACGCTGTATGGTCGCGTTGGTCACCACCTTTGGAGCGTTCGCGTATGGCCTCCATTGCATTTGCTGGTAACTACGCTGGTACCGTTATAGCTATGCCTTCTTCGGGTCTCTTAGCGTCGGCTTATGGCTGGGAGAGCGTCTTCTATGTATTCGGCACAATCGGTTTAATATGGTTCCTCGTTTGGATATTGGTAGTGCGTTCAGGTCCGGATCGTGATCGTTTCTGCTCGGACGATGaacgtgaatatattcaaaagAAAATCGGTTATAACGGCAATAAGGAAATTAAACATCCCTGGAAGGCGATATTTACCTCGAAACCATTTTATGCTATCATCGCTTCACATTTCTCCGAGAATTGGGGTTTCTACACGCTGCTCACGCAATTGCCCACATTTTTAAAAG ATACCCTCAACTTCAATCTGGATAAGACTGGCTTTGTTTCTGCTGTGCCGTACCTAGCTATGGGCATATTGCTCGGTGTCTCCGGCTACTTAGCTGATTGGCtgcaaatcaaaaaaattctGACGACCACGCAAGTGCGTCGCTACTTCAACTGCGCTGCCTTCCTCGCACAGACCGTCTTCATGATTCTCACCGCCTACTTATTGGATCCAATCTGGTCGGTTGTGTGCATCACTATTGCTGTCGGTTTGGGTGCCTTCGCGTGGTCTGGTTTCGC TGTCAACCATCTCGATATTGCACCGCAACATGCCAGCGTTTTGATGGGCATCGGTAATACATTCGCCACCATTCCCGGCATTGTCAGCCCCATGCTGACCGGCTATTTAGTCACGAATCAAACAGCTGAAGAATGGAAGGCAGTGTTCTTCATTTCGGCTGGTGTCTATCTCATCGGTTGTCTCATCTATTGGTTCTGGGCTTCGGGTGAACTGCAAGAATGGGCGAAGACACCCGAAC
- the LOC105220862 gene encoding dynein regulatory complex subunit 2, with the protein MDAADFIEMAKRATEAKAASYINAEEPPPEEATGKKKKKKLTKAQKRELRLQKELEFKKLEITEHLKRELELSKRSALRGKEDWEEICREIKIEELKTEVLEWSKKTHRVMQQKDEKVHSLLADIESTQEMHKRNFERHLQVLDFAISCYNTLIEVSKQLYESEAQQRIEEFKDELNAHQKIQDGFRLNCENIMHCTNLVAENQMLTDFDIYVEKQDNVVNTEIEKRFCLRDAIIAKMKALHKQLIDFINSLVNTTLDTKKYEHIHMLMDRQRNFVSESGRLNDIEFRLTRSAGELQRDLVHSEVEAQRKLSDLRLEQEYFLQVRKGIERNINNDRSVTFAKLQTLSGECYGMLKDYQKLLKYGELLLSHAANCRKLQTESEKVVVPKYEELDESAFELEALNLKAHIDISEAELSKHMYLMKNFWHRQALASTQNLLLAKEKRELIEENQKYKDFIKLMSKRENIDDMLKTFTVTSILLPKELQCENKYHMK; encoded by the exons atggaCGCAgctgattttattgaaatggcAAAACGAGCCACCGAAGCGAAAGCCGCATCTTATATAAACGCCGAAGAACCACCACCAGAAGAGGCGACGggcaaaaagaagaaaaagaaattgaCCAAAGCACAAAAACGAGAATTGCGACTACAAAAGGAGCTGGAGTTTAAGAAATTGGAGATAACG GAACATCTCAAACGTGAGCTCGAATTATCTAAGCGTTCGGCGTTACGTGGCAAAGAGGACTGGGAGGAAATATGTCGTGAGATCAAAATAGAAGAATTGAAAACAGAAGTTTTG GAGTGGTCGAAGAAGACCCATCGTGTGATGCAACAAAAAGATGAGAAAGTGCATAGCCTACTCGCAGATATCGAGTCCACACAGGAGATGCACAAAAGGAATTTTGAGCGGCATTTGCAGGTGTTGGATTTCGCCATCa GTTGCTACAACACTTTGATTGAGGTTTCCAAACAACTTTACGAAAGCGAGGCTCAGCAACGTATCGAAGAGTTCAAAGACGAACTGAACGCACATCAGAAGATACAAGATGGCTTCCGTTTGAATTGTGAAAACATCATGCATTGCACGAATTTGGTAGCGGAGAATCAAATGCTTACCGACTTCGACATTTACGTCGAGAAGCAGGATAACGTAGTGAATACAGAGATTGAGAAACGGTTTTGTTTGCGCGACGCGATAATTGCCAAAATGAAAGCACTACACAAACAACTCATCGACTTTATCAACTCATTGGTGAATACCACGTTGGATACGAAGAAATACGAACACATACACATGCTGATGGATCGTCAGCGTAATTTTGTCAGCGAATCGGGACGTCTGAATGATATCGAATTTCGACTGACGCGCAGCGCCGGCGAATTGCAACGTGATTTGGTGCATAGCGAAGTGGAGGCGCAACGTAAGCTCTCGGATTTGCGTCTAGAGCAGGAGTATTTCCTGCAGGTGCGCAAGGGTATCGAACGAAATATCAATAATGATCGGAGTGTCACATTTGCGAAGCTACAAACACTCTCCGGTGAATGCTATGGCATGTTGAAG GACTACCAAAAACTGCTTAAATACGGCGAACTGCTGCTCTCACATGCAGCCAATTGTCGAAAATTACAAACGGAATCAGAGAAGGTTGTCGTTCCGAAGTATGAAGAGCTCGATGAATCGGCTTTTGAACTAGAGGCTTTAAACTTGAAAGCTCATATTGATATATCCGAGGCG GAGCTTTCAAAGCACATGTATCTAATGAAAAACTTTTGGCACCGTCAAGCACTCGCTTCCACACAAAATCTGCTCTTAGCCAAAGAAAAACGTGAACTAATTGAAGAGAATCAAAAATATAAGGATTTCATAAAGCTCATGAGCAAACGCGAGAATATCGATGATATGTTGAAAACTTTCACAGTGACGTCGATATTGCTACCGAAGGAGCTACAATGTGAGAATAAATACCATATGAAATGA